One stretch of Flavobacterium sp. 9 DNA includes these proteins:
- a CDS encoding DinB family protein, with amino-acid sequence MQEAILKFERLLLENVSYFPTINQNTLEERKPGKWSKKEVLGHLVDSAIHNLVRFTEINYVEKPYRHRPYSQIDLVNLNQYQTMDIDELTQLWFVLNKQIVRLMKSVDEKALDYEIVLSDGSVIDLKFLMTDYVEHLEHHINQIKA; translated from the coding sequence ATGCAAGAAGCTATTCTTAAATTTGAAAGATTATTGTTGGAGAATGTTTCTTATTTTCCAACAATAAATCAAAATACTTTAGAAGAAAGAAAACCTGGAAAATGGTCTAAAAAAGAGGTTTTAGGGCATTTGGTTGATTCTGCAATTCATAATCTGGTTCGTTTTACAGAAATAAATTATGTAGAAAAACCTTATCGACACAGGCCATATAGTCAAATAGATTTGGTAAATTTAAACCAATATCAAACAATGGATATTGACGAGTTGACGCAGTTGTGGTTTGTGCTTAATAAACAGATTGTCAGACTTATGAAATCTGTTGATGAGAAAGCTTTAGATTATGAAATTGTGCTAAGTGACGGTTCTGTAATTGATTTAAAGTTTCTGATGACAGATTATGTGGAACATTTAGAACATCATATAAACCAGATAAAAGCTTAA
- a CDS encoding isopenicillin N synthase family oxygenase codes for MQNIPSVDLRDFLSDDPKRKQKFVNEIGSAFENIGFVALKGHFLDDQLVDELYSEIREFFALPVETKHNYEIPGIGGQRGYVSFGKEHAKGRKEGDLKEFWHFGQYVDASSKYASEYPENVEVKELPRFNVVGKEAYQMLEKTGVYVLRALALHLGLDEFYFDQYAKEGNSILRPIHYPPITSEPENAIRAAAHGDINLITLLMGAQGKGLQVQNHDGEWIDAIAADDELVINVGDMLSRHTNNKLKSTIHQVVNPPRELWGTSRYSVPFFMHPVSDMRLDCLENCIDAENPKKFEDITAGDYLYERLVDLGLIKK; via the coding sequence ATGCAAAACATTCCTAGTGTAGACTTACGTGATTTCCTTTCGGACGACCCGAAACGTAAACAAAAATTTGTAAATGAAATCGGCAGTGCATTTGAAAACATTGGCTTCGTAGCCCTAAAAGGTCACTTTTTAGACGACCAGTTGGTAGACGAGCTTTATAGCGAAATTAGAGAATTTTTCGCTTTGCCAGTGGAAACTAAGCATAATTATGAAATTCCCGGTATTGGCGGACAACGAGGTTATGTATCTTTTGGAAAAGAACATGCTAAAGGACGTAAAGAAGGTGATTTGAAAGAATTTTGGCATTTTGGACAATATGTTGATGCTTCTTCAAAATATGCTTCGGAATATCCGGAGAATGTTGAAGTAAAAGAATTACCTCGTTTTAATGTTGTAGGTAAAGAAGCGTATCAAATGCTTGAAAAAACAGGTGTTTATGTATTAAGAGCTTTGGCTTTGCACTTAGGTTTAGATGAATTTTATTTTGACCAGTATGCAAAAGAAGGAAACTCTATTTTGAGACCAATTCATTATCCACCAATTACTTCTGAGCCAGAAAACGCAATTCGCGCAGCTGCTCACGGTGATATTAACCTGATTACCTTATTAATGGGTGCGCAGGGAAAAGGATTACAGGTTCAAAATCATGATGGCGAATGGATTGATGCAATCGCTGCAGACGATGAATTAGTAATTAATGTTGGAGATATGTTGTCAAGACATACTAATAACAAACTAAAATCTACGATTCACCAGGTTGTAAATCCGCCTAGAGAATTATGGGGAACTTCTCGTTATTCAGTTCCGTTTTTTATGCATCCGGTAAGCGATATGCGTCTGGATTGTCTTGAAAACTGTATCGATGCTGAGAATCCTAAGAAATTCGAAGATATTACAGCGGGAGATTATTTATATGAACGTTTAGTAGATTTAGGGTTAATTAAAAAATAA
- a CDS encoding DUF4265 domain-containing protein yields the protein MAETHKKILFKYYSTYLEEIVSETMWAEIIDLEKGYFKLDNIPFFGPLIATDDIFRAEYDETEKCFIHRETLESSGNSIVQILILEGGFDKEIIREKLKSINCISESLNDTFLAAEIVKEVDYSIVKNILDEYESNSVIEFAEPCLSEKHRADLLKN from the coding sequence ATGGCAGAAACACACAAAAAAATCTTATTTAAATATTACAGTACTTATCTGGAAGAAATAGTTTCAGAAACCATGTGGGCTGAAATTATAGATTTGGAAAAAGGATATTTTAAATTGGATAATATTCCGTTTTTTGGACCTTTGATTGCAACGGATGATATTTTTCGTGCAGAATATGACGAGACCGAAAAATGCTTTATTCACAGAGAAACACTTGAAAGCTCAGGAAATTCAATTGTTCAGATTTTAATTTTAGAAGGAGGTTTTGACAAAGAAATAATTAGAGAAAAATTAAAATCAATTAATTGCATATCAGAAAGCCTGAACGATACATTTCTTGCAGCCGAAATCGTAAAAGAAGTAGATTATTCGATCGTAAAAAATATTTTGGATGAGTATGAATCAAATTCAGTTATAGAATTTGCAGAACCTTGTCTTTCTGAAAAACACCGTGCCGATTTATTAAAAAACTAA
- a CDS encoding translation initiation factor gives MDLQDQLKNLFPDHVESNEPEEIQEQAHVLYIQKEPMICKFEKRKGKATTIIEGYEGSDEDFKVLAKEIKTKLSVGGTFKDSSIIIQGDYRDKIMEILKAKGFKTKRVGG, from the coding sequence ATGGACTTACAAGATCAATTAAAAAACTTATTTCCGGATCATGTTGAATCAAATGAGCCTGAGGAAATTCAGGAGCAAGCTCATGTGCTTTATATTCAAAAAGAGCCTATGATTTGCAAATTTGAAAAACGAAAAGGAAAAGCCACCACGATTATCGAAGGTTACGAAGGATCTGATGAAGATTTTAAAGTTCTCGCCAAAGAAATTAAAACCAAATTAAGCGTGGGCGGAACTTTTAAAGATAGTTCGATCATTATTCAAGGCGATTATCGCGATAAAATAATGGAAATCCTAAAAGCAAAAGGATTTAAAACGAAACGTGTTGGAGGATAG
- a CDS encoding nucleoside phosphorylase produces MIQNSELILNPDGSVYHLNLRPEHIAHDIIFVGDQNRVEKITQFFDSIEYSTQKREFKTQTGIYKGKRISVMSTGIGPDNIDIVVNELDALVNIDLETRLPKENLTSLNIIRIGTSGSLQTDIPVDSFVMSKFGLGLDNMLRSYLIDEVSNAAIEDAFIAHTNWDIRKGRPYAIACSEKLEKIIESDKIFKGITATAGGFYGPQGRVLRLNIQDEELNNKMDNFNFDNQRITNLEMETAAIYGLSALLGHNALSLNAIIANRASGTFSEDPYKAVDELITYTLNKLASN; encoded by the coding sequence ATGATACAAAACTCAGAATTAATACTAAATCCAGACGGAAGCGTTTACCACTTAAACCTTCGTCCTGAACATATTGCTCACGATATAATTTTTGTTGGAGATCAAAACAGAGTAGAGAAAATCACTCAGTTTTTTGATTCTATCGAATATTCAACTCAAAAAAGAGAGTTTAAAACGCAAACCGGAATCTATAAAGGAAAAAGAATATCTGTAATGTCAACAGGAATTGGTCCTGACAATATTGATATTGTTGTGAATGAATTAGACGCTTTGGTAAACATAGATTTAGAAACTCGTTTACCTAAAGAAAATCTGACTTCGCTAAATATTATCAGAATCGGAACTTCGGGTTCTTTGCAGACAGATATTCCTGTGGATAGTTTTGTAATGTCTAAATTTGGATTAGGATTAGACAATATGCTTCGCTCCTATTTGATCGACGAAGTTTCGAATGCCGCTATCGAAGATGCTTTTATTGCACACACAAATTGGGATATTAGAAAAGGAAGACCTTATGCAATTGCGTGTTCTGAAAAATTGGAAAAGATCATTGAATCTGATAAGATTTTCAAAGGAATCACTGCAACTGCCGGAGGATTTTACGGACCACAAGGACGTGTTTTACGCTTGAATATTCAAGATGAAGAATTAAACAATAAAATGGATAATTTTAATTTTGATAACCAAAGAATCACTAATTTAGAAATGGAAACGGCTGCGATCTATGGGCTTTCGGCGCTTTTGGGACATAATGCTTTGTCTTTGAATGCTATTATTGCAAATCGCGCATCTGGAACTTTTAGTGAGGATCCTTATAAAGCTGTTGATGAATTGATTACTTATACATTGAACAAACTGGCGAGTAATTAA
- a CDS encoding substrate-binding domain-containing protein: MKTVKIVGVPEHFNLPWHLCIENGEFEAENIDLQWKNIPEGTGKMCQMLRDGEADIAVILTEGIVKDIVAGNPSKIVQIYVQSPLIWGIHVAEKSDFHTVSDLKDKKVAISRIGSGSQLMAYVNAHEQGWETDNLQFEIINTIDGAVEALTNGTADYFMWERFMTKPLVDKGVFRRVGDCPTPWPSFVITVRDEFLKKNPKTVEKILEIINNTTHDFTQIPDIDKTLSELFNQKLEDIQEWLKLTQWSQKHLSEKAFIKIQNQLFDLGIIDKKSTFVETVKAL, from the coding sequence ATGAAAACTGTAAAAATTGTAGGTGTTCCCGAACACTTCAATTTGCCATGGCATCTATGCATTGAAAATGGCGAATTTGAAGCTGAAAACATTGATTTGCAATGGAAAAATATTCCGGAAGGTACTGGTAAAATGTGTCAGATGCTGCGTGACGGAGAAGCTGATATAGCAGTTATTCTAACGGAAGGAATTGTAAAAGATATTGTTGCCGGAAATCCAAGTAAAATTGTTCAGATTTATGTGCAATCGCCTTTAATTTGGGGCATTCACGTTGCCGAAAAATCAGATTTTCATACCGTAAGTGATCTTAAAGACAAGAAAGTTGCAATTTCAAGAATAGGTTCAGGATCTCAGTTAATGGCGTATGTAAATGCACATGAACAAGGTTGGGAAACTGATAATTTGCAGTTTGAAATCATCAATACTATCGATGGCGCGGTTGAAGCGCTAACAAACGGAACTGCTGATTATTTTATGTGGGAACGTTTCATGACAAAACCTCTTGTTGATAAAGGTGTTTTTAGACGCGTTGGCGATTGCCCTACTCCATGGCCGTCATTTGTGATTACCGTTCGCGACGAATTCTTGAAAAAGAATCCAAAAACTGTCGAGAAAATTCTTGAAATTATAAATAATACAACCCACGATTTTACTCAGATTCCTGATATTGATAAAACTTTATCGGAGCTTTTTAATCAAAAATTAGAGGATATTCAGGAATGGTTAAAGCTTACACAATGGTCTCAGAAACATTTAAGCGAAAAAGCATTTATTAAAATCCAAAATCAATTATTTGACCTAGGTATTATTGATAAAAAAAGTACTTTTGTTGAAACGGTAAAAGCACTGTAA
- a CDS encoding VOC family protein, with the protein MFLRVARHTDDLERIVNFYVDILGFELLGDFQNHNNYDGIFVGKSGLDWHFEFTKSHEKANHTFDQDDVIVLYPKSIIDYDVLVSNLLHANISIVTASNPFWNENGKMFLDPDGYRIVISPLKAIINEIN; encoded by the coding sequence ATGTTTTTGAGAGTTGCCCGACATACTGATGATTTAGAAAGAATTGTAAACTTTTATGTTGATATTCTTGGTTTTGAACTATTAGGAGACTTTCAGAATCATAATAATTATGACGGTATTTTTGTTGGGAAATCCGGTTTAGACTGGCATTTTGAATTTACAAAATCACACGAAAAAGCGAATCATACTTTTGATCAGGACGACGTTATTGTGCTTTATCCAAAATCAATTATAGATTATGATGTATTGGTTAGTAATCTGTTACATGCGAATATTTCAATAGTAACTGCAAGTAATCCTTTCTGGAATGAAAACGGAAAAATGTTTCTCGATCCAGATGGTTATCGCATTGTTATATCACCGTTGAAAGCAATAATAAATGAAATTAACTAA